Within Lytechinus pictus isolate F3 Inbred chromosome 7, Lp3.0, whole genome shotgun sequence, the genomic segment aaaaaaatcaatctaaactatggaaatccatcaatgtcataattcttTACACAGGAAATGTATATATATCCCTTTGGAAACAAAAAGCACATACATTTGGAAATACACTTGGAAAACACTGAATTAATAGTCTAGATGTTGTTattactggctttccatagttacgattgatcggatcaatgaCAACTCTTTGTCAGATGGGGTCTTGGTCAATCATCTTTATAAGGAACGATTGACAAGATTTTGGCTCCTACTTGCATATTCTGGACATGTTCCAACTACATGTGTATAGAACCAGGGTGATGTTGATCCAAGTAGACCAACCCCCGAGAACCCTACCGAGTAAGACAGTCCAAAtccaaaaatattaatatcagGTCTGACCAAATATTTTTCAAAGCCCAGCTTTGATTAAATAGACAAAATTCTaggaaatttaatattttgttccTTTATCTATCGCAAATTAATAATAGATTCCCAAGAGATACACATAACTTGCATTAGGTCAATAGTCAATACATAGAagaatttgtatttgtattttcatttaatttactATCATACATctcaatatattttgtataatcgtatttcactttcaaaatagaacaaaacagaaCTTACAAACATCTCATGAACcaagattatttttttgttatgattggtACATTATTTCTGGCGTAGTATCAATGGTTCTCTGTCACTGTTAAGTTGTTTGTGTGCCACAATTGCTGCACAATATGATCAATACTTGTCCAAATTGGAACTTATATAATCCTCAACTACCTGCAGTCAAAATTCATCCCTCCACCAGTTGCCAGATTGTATACTTCTAAAATCTTCAGAAATTGTCACTTAATAAACCCTCTTTAAGTCTTTGTTATCTATAAGATTTTATAGAAACTACTGTGACAAAAAAGGGCGTCTATGAGGGATAAAAGACAATTgctcaaatgaaatatttttgtgatAATCTACTAAAATTGTCCGATATTTTGACAGAGTATTGCAAACAAAGTGAGCATGATGAAATGTTCACATTCAAAAGTTCATCAGGCTTGAATGACAATGTGTCTCCAAACTTAAAAAAGTTTTGTGCAATACATAATACCCGATCAATATGTAGAAATGACTCATTTTCTTTGGCAGTACATCTTCAGTCATCATAACTCTGAAGTGAATAAAATCACTGtttttgaaagagaaaaaaaatctgaactgAAGTATTATAAATCAGTCTTATCTTAAGAAGTTGATTTCAACCATCCAATTTTAATTGCTGTTATGATTTAACTTTGTATGGCACTGACATAATTGATACATGAAAATCTCTTGAATTTCCAATCactgaatttgaataaattggtAAGTATCTTACCAAACATAgattcatatttcttttattttctgtgCAGATAATGCACATGATTCCAGACCACAATAGCTTGCTATTGCACTTCAGACTTTTTATTGTCATCTACATGTTCAAAAAAAGTTCTTTGATGGCAAACTATAAAAAATACACATTACTTGTGATAGACATGATATAGTTACTTAGATTCATCccaataaatagataaatgactACATGTCCTATACTATAATACAAATTTATTATTGTTCCAGTCAACCAGATTTAATTTCTTACAAAAACATTGTGATTTATACAGACTCATctataaatatctgaaattcaATATGAacttcacattaaaaaaaatatatatccctGGACCGAACCAGATTGAAAGTTGTCCATGGCAGTGTGCAGATATCGACTTGAATATTGGGAGAAATTACATACAACtggaatttcatttttgtttgaaaaagcCGTTTAGGCTATGGACCAGACATGCAGACATGAACTTGAATATTGTGTAAAAATTCACTTATAATTGGAGctttattttggtttaaaaaaactttttagacTACTGCTCCCCGGTCCATTTCCATGACCATCACCCTGCTTTGTCTTCTTATTCTTAGTGGTTGACCCAGGCGGCCTTCCTCTCTTCTTCCCAATCTTGATGATAGATGAAGGTTTGGGCTTAGTCCCATTTGTTTGCCCAGGCCTTGGTACAGTGTTCCTGGCCTCTGCTTGATCCTGTTCCTGAAGTTCTAGGGCCATGTGGAAGTCTAGGTGTTCAGGGTAGTCCCAGACTAAGATGATTTGATGGCATTTCTCGCAGAGGATCTCATCCTCACCTGGTGTCCTGGCTGGTTCAGCCTTCACCGGGACAGAGTCATCGCTACACCCTAATGTCCCTGCTATATTTTGTTTCCCCTTTCCTGTTTCATCACTAAAATGCCCTTGATTTGCACCATAACAATGTCTATTAGTTAGTTCTGAAACGCTGGAAGACAATACTCTTCCTTTTGAAGATGAGGCATGGGATACCTCAAAATCCTCATCACTTGAGAAATCAGGAAACAGATTAGCATCTCCATCAATGTCTTCATCCTCCACCTGATGGGAACAACCAGCTCTGTTTCCAGTTGGGCCTGTCTCTAAATGAGACGAGCTTGTAGCTTCTCCTGCAGAATCGGTGATTGGCTGACCTAGTCTCAAAGATCTGTTTCTTTTTTCCTGAAtctctttgtctttcttttGCTGCAATCTGGCGAAGAATGACTGTCCATGACTGGATCCTGCCTTTGGGGATTCACCATTGGCACCTTCATTTCTGGTCATTCCAGAGACACATGTTGCCTTTGAATCCTGATGAATCATGCTTTTGTCTCTTTCTACCGAAGTCATGGTTCTCTGATGCGATGCCATAAATGCTACAGAAGAACCCCTTGGATCATTTTCATCACTGGTCCTTTTCTTCTGGAAGAACGTCCTGATCCCCTGGTCTTTGGGGTTGGACTTCCTCCTCTCTTGTTGATCCCCCACAATCTCACAGCCAAATTGCTCTACTGTGTTCTCCAGCTTAGGGTCTTTGCTTGACTGAGTGAGGAATCTGTCAAGTGTTCTCTTAGACGTCTGATCCTGTGTGGTCTTTGGACTTTCGTTTAGCAGTAGTGTTGTAGCCGGTTTGCTTGTTGCAGGCGATAAGAAGCTTTGAATTGAACCTGACTTGGTGCTTCCTCCGTCCACAAACTTAGAAGCCGATATACCAAGACATATTACGGGAGGGGaccttttgaaataaaacaaattggcTTTAATTAATATTTGAAAGGAAAAGCTGGTAGTATCTAAAGCTTTCAGTGCAATAAAGGCAAATGGAACTCATCCCTCCACTATATTCATTACAATTCTTGTTATGGATAGTATTACCTATTTTTCTTAAGATTAATGGAAAGTCGACATAACACTTAAACTCACTTTATCCCCTTTTAATCCTGTTCCTTCATCCTTCTATCTTCAATCCATCACTTACCAGCATGGTTGATGTTCTGTATGACAGCTATGCAGT encodes:
- the LOC129264479 gene encoding DNA polymerase eta-like, which encodes MDRVVILVDMDCFYVQVEQRCDPNLKGKPAAVVQYNSWKGGAIIAVSYEARKFGVTRQMRGREARQKCPDIQLVTVPEKRGKADLTRYREAGAEVITVLCKYSDSVERASVDEAYVDVTDQVQTRLAQMENQGQVLDPEQLPQTFIAGHDVAEEGVDIEDVRKRGLETWLTSSDLERKRLGVGALIAEEMRAAVYNELGFRCSAGISHNKMLAKIACGFHKPNRQTVLPPEGLDKVFKTISIRKFRNLGGKLGHSLSEDLGVEYMGDLVPYTEKQLQKRYGEKSGTWLYGICRGIDDEPVRPRQLAKSTGCSKNFTGKNALDTREKVKYWLRSLAEEVEHRLHREEEMNNRISKHLTVYVRQAGNPPTSASRSCGVHQVNSEMIAKDCLAVIQNLNRAGNHQAAWSPPVICLGISASKFVDGGSTKSGSIQSFLSPATSKPATTLLLNESPKTTQDQTSKRTLDRFLTQSSKDPKLENTVEQFGCEIVGDQQERRKSNPKDQGIRTFFQKKRTSDENDPRGSSVAFMASHQRTMTSVERDKSMIHQDSKATCVSGMTRNEGANGESPKAGSSHGQSFFARLQQKKDKEIQEKRNRSLRLGQPITDSAGEATSSSHLETGPTGNRAGCSHQVEDEDIDGDANLFPDFSSDEDFEVSHASSSKGRVLSSSVSELTNRHCYGANQGHFSDETGKGKQNIAGTLGCSDDSVPVKAEPARTPGEDEILCEKCHQIILVWDYPEHLDFHMALELQEQDQAEARNTVPRPGQTNGTKPKPSSIIKIGKKRGRPPGSTTKNKKTKQGDGHGNGPGSSSLKSFFKPK